A region of Mesorhizobium sp. M3A.F.Ca.ET.080.04.2.1 DNA encodes the following proteins:
- the bhcR gene encoding HTH-type transcriptional regulator BhcR: protein METTEKRQRGRPRAFNGPSETASVQSLDRALRILAIVAEASGLSLSEVAARSGIAASTAYRMLTTLENHGMVEFDSTEQLWAIGVETYRMGAAFLRSRKLVDRARIVMQELMEKTGETANLGVAEDDCVVFVSQVETHQAIRAFFRPGTRSSFHASGIGKAVLAHLEPERVAAILRKAGLQRYTDKTLSDISALAHDLAAIKHRGWSVDDEERHPGMRCVAAAIFNEFGEPIGGVSVSGPTVRVTPERLAEIGPLVRDAAAEVTKMIGGVGMAPAVN, encoded by the coding sequence ATGGAAACGACAGAAAAGCGCCAGCGCGGCCGGCCGCGCGCCTTCAACGGCCCGTCGGAGACAGCCTCGGTGCAGTCGCTGGACCGCGCATTGCGCATCCTGGCGATCGTCGCCGAAGCCAGCGGCCTGTCGCTGAGCGAAGTCGCGGCGCGAAGCGGAATTGCCGCGTCCACCGCCTACCGCATGCTGACGACGCTCGAGAACCACGGCATGGTCGAGTTCGACTCGACGGAGCAGCTCTGGGCGATCGGCGTCGAAACCTACCGTATGGGTGCTGCCTTCCTGCGCAGCCGCAAGCTGGTCGACCGCGCCCGCATCGTCATGCAGGAATTGATGGAGAAGACCGGAGAGACCGCCAACCTCGGCGTCGCCGAGGACGATTGTGTGGTTTTCGTCAGCCAGGTCGAGACACATCAGGCGATCCGCGCCTTCTTCCGGCCCGGCACGCGCAGTTCCTTCCACGCTTCCGGCATCGGCAAGGCGGTGCTGGCGCATCTCGAACCAGAGCGGGTTGCCGCCATCCTGCGCAAGGCCGGTCTGCAGCGCTACACCGACAAGACCCTCTCCGACATCTCTGCGTTGGCCCACGATCTGGCAGCCATCAAGCATCGCGGCTGGTCGGTCGACGACGAGGAGCGCCACCCCGGCATGCGCTGTGTGGCCGCTGCCATCTTCAATGAGTTCGGCGAGCCGATCGGCGGTGTTTCAGTCTCCGGTCCGACGGTGCGGGTGACGCCGGAGCGCCTGGCCGAGATTGGCCCGCTGGTTCGTGACGCCGCGGCCGAGGTGACCAAGATGATCGGCGGGGTCGGGATGGCGCCCGCGGTGAACTGA
- the gcl gene encoding glyoxylate carboligase produces MARMRAVDAAVLVLEKEGTTNAFGVPGAAINPLYSALKARGTIRHVLARHVEGASHMAEGFTRAKAGNIGLCLGTSGPAGTDMITGLYSASADSIPILCITGQAPRARLTKEDFQAVDIAAIASPVAKWAVTVMEPYLVPMALQKAFHLMRSSRPGPVLIDLPVDVQLAEIEFDIDAYEPLAPFKPAMTRAQAEKALSMLNEAQKPLIVAGGGIINADASDLLIEFAEITGVPVIPTLMGWGAIPDDHRLMAGMCGLQTSHRYGNATMLEADFVFGIGNRWANRHTGSVDVYTKDKKFIHVDIEPTQIGRVFAPDLGIVSDAGAALKMLLDVATEWRMAGKLRDWSGWAKECQQRKKTMKRKTHFEQVPLKPQRIYEEMNKAFARDTTYVTTIGLSQIAGAQFLHVYKPRNWINCGQAGPLGWTLPAALGVRAADPDRDIVALSGDYDFQFMIEELAVGAQHRLPYIHVVVNNAYLGLIRQAQRGFAMDYEVSLAFENVNRANDPEAGYGVDHVAVAEAMGCKAVRVRKPQEFAGAFKEAQRLMREHQVPVVLEFILERVTNISMGTEIDKITEFEELAESNEDAPTAIVMLD; encoded by the coding sequence ATGGCCAGGATGCGCGCTGTCGACGCTGCGGTTCTCGTTCTCGAAAAGGAAGGCACCACCAATGCCTTTGGCGTGCCGGGGGCGGCGATCAATCCGCTTTATTCGGCGTTGAAGGCGAGGGGCACGATCCGCCATGTTCTTGCCCGCCATGTTGAAGGCGCCTCGCACATGGCCGAGGGCTTCACGCGGGCCAAGGCCGGCAATATCGGGCTCTGCCTCGGCACATCCGGCCCGGCAGGAACCGACATGATCACCGGGCTCTATTCGGCATCGGCGGATTCCATTCCGATCCTCTGCATCACCGGGCAGGCCCCGCGCGCGCGCCTCACCAAGGAGGATTTCCAGGCCGTGGACATCGCCGCGATCGCCTCGCCCGTCGCCAAATGGGCGGTGACCGTCATGGAGCCGTATCTGGTGCCGATGGCGTTGCAAAAAGCGTTTCACCTGATGCGATCCTCGCGTCCTGGTCCGGTGCTGATCGATCTGCCGGTCGACGTGCAACTAGCCGAGATCGAGTTCGACATCGATGCCTACGAGCCGCTGGCCCCGTTCAAGCCGGCCATGACGCGCGCGCAGGCCGAGAAGGCGCTCTCGATGCTGAACGAGGCGCAAAAGCCGCTGATCGTCGCCGGCGGCGGCATCATCAACGCCGACGCATCAGACCTGTTGATCGAGTTTGCCGAGATCACCGGCGTGCCGGTCATCCCGACGCTGATGGGCTGGGGAGCAATTCCCGACGACCACCGCCTGATGGCCGGCATGTGCGGCCTGCAGACATCGCACCGCTATGGCAACGCGACAATGCTTGAAGCCGATTTCGTCTTCGGCATCGGCAACCGCTGGGCGAACCGCCACACCGGATCCGTCGACGTCTACACCAAGGATAAGAAGTTCATCCATGTCGACATCGAGCCCACCCAGATCGGCCGCGTCTTCGCGCCGGATCTCGGTATCGTCTCGGACGCCGGCGCGGCGTTGAAGATGCTGCTCGATGTCGCCACAGAATGGCGCATGGCGGGCAAGCTCCGTGACTGGTCAGGCTGGGCGAAGGAATGCCAGCAGCGCAAAAAGACGATGAAGCGCAAGACGCATTTCGAGCAGGTGCCGCTGAAGCCGCAACGCATTTACGAGGAGATGAACAAGGCCTTTGCCCGCGACACCACCTACGTCACCACGATCGGCCTATCGCAGATCGCCGGCGCGCAGTTCCTGCATGTCTACAAGCCGCGCAACTGGATCAATTGCGGTCAGGCCGGCCCGCTCGGCTGGACGCTGCCGGCGGCACTCGGCGTGCGCGCCGCCGATCCGGATCGGGACATCGTCGCGCTCTCGGGCGACTATGATTTTCAGTTCATGATCGAGGAACTGGCCGTCGGCGCACAGCACAGACTGCCCTACATCCACGTCGTCGTGAACAACGCCTATCTCGGCCTGATCCGCCAGGCGCAGCGCGGCTTTGCGATGGACTATGAGGTGAGCCTTGCCTTCGAGAACGTCAATCGCGCCAACGATCCCGAGGCCGGCTACGGCGTCGACCATGTTGCCGTCGCCGAGGCGATGGGCTGCAAGGCGGTGCGCGTGCGCAAGCCGCAAGAGTTCGCCGGCGCGTTCAAGGAAGCGCAGCGGCTGATGAGGGAGCACCAGGTTCCGGTCGTTCTCGAGTTCATCCTGGAACGCGTCACCAACATTTCCATGGGCACGGAAATCGACAAGATCACCGAATTCGAGGAGCTTGCCGAGAGCAACGAGGACGCGCCGACCGCCATTGTGATGCTGGACTAG